GCGCTATCAATCGAGCGAAGAGTATTGGTGCTCATACAGTAGGTTTATCCGGCATGGGCGGAGGCAAATTGGCGAGTTCGACTGATTTTTGTATTACCGTCAATAGCGACAATATGCAGAAAATCGAGGACGTTCATTCTGTTTTGTTGCACTGCCTCTATTCTGTTCTGCGCGATCGGCTTGCTGAAGAGCTTAAGAAAGGGTAATAAAAGTAATTTGAAAAGTTTGGCGCCTCTCCTAGACGATTTCAAAGGGAAACGGGTGCTTGTCATCGGCGATTTGATGCTGGATGAGTACATTTGGGGATCTGCTTCTCGGATCAGCCCGGAAGCGCCCGTCATGGTCGTTGATGCTGATCATGAGACCTACGTGCCTGGAGGGGCAGCCAACGTTGCCCATAATGTGGTAGCCTTAGGTGGAGAGGCTACGGTTGTGGGAGTGATTGGCGAGGATTTGGCCGGAGCGCATCTTCGCGAAAAGCTTCGTTCACTCTGCATCGGCACTACTGGTATCGTAGTTGACCCCGGTCGCCATACTACTCGTAAAACCCGAATTGTCGCTCATCATCAACAAGTGCTTCGAGTTGACCAGGAACGGCGAGATGATGTCAGTGAAATCGTTATGGCCGCCCTATTCGCTAATGTTGATGCATTAATAGAAGATGCAGACGCGGTTATTCTTTCGGACTACCGTAAAGGCTGTCTTAGTAATGGGTTGATAAGTCATGTGGTTAAGGCTGCGGGGAAAAAGCCAATCACGGCTAATCCCAAGCCACTCTCAGCTTGTCAGTACCAAGGCGTGACGATGCTTTCCCTTAATCGGTCCGAAACAGAGGCTTTGACCTCAAAGGCTCTGCCTGACCCTGAAGCCGTTGCTAGAAATTGCGCTTCTTTGCCTAATGAACTAAGTGTGAAGGCGATGCTGGTCACATTAGGTGACTTAGGGATGATGCTTTTATGTGATAGCGAACCGAAGTTCATTCCCGCGCTTCGAGTCGATGTTTACGATACTGCAGGCGCGGGAGATACGGTTATTGCCAGCTCGACTTTGGCTTTGGCTAGTGGAGCAAGCTTCTTTGAAGCCGCGCGATTTGCTAATCTCGCGGGAGGATGCGTTGTTCGTAAGGTTGGCGTTGAAACACCTAGTCCGGAAGAATTGATAACACTTGCTGAAACAAGTCATTATTCACTCGATTAAGATTGACAATGAATACTATTAAGCCCACATCAAGGAGATAATATGAGAATCAGACAAAAACAGATTAAGAAAGCACATCATATCAAGGAAAAGAAGATCAAGTTGGCGGCAAAAGCCAAAACTCGACCGACCGTTACATCCTCCTGATTTAGAGCCGAAATCGGAATGATGCCCCTAAATATTGGCGTTCATGAAGCAGATAGCCTCGGATATTTACATCCGGACTTAGCTGCCATTGTAACGCCAAATTAACGTCACGGCTATCATGCTCGGCGATGAAAGTGAGTTTTTCTGTTACCGGCATTTCGAAGCCAACAAAAACCCCTTTAATCCCTTGCGATCCAATGCCGAGATGAAGTACAAAATCGCGTCCGTCCGGACCACCCTCAAGCATAATGTTATGTGTGATAACAACATAAACTCCGGCGCCAAAACTACTCTGCCCAAGAATATCTTCAACACCAACCGAGACACCCGGCAGAAGACCAGGCACAAGGGGGAAGACATGCCATTCGGCATTCATGGTTGTATATTCGCCTTGCTCGACAGATGAGGCGCGAGTCGTGGATACCTCGATCTGCTCGGTCAATCCATAGTTAAACCAAGCGTAATATTTACTTGGATCGCTGCCCAGCATGGCAAAATTGAATTCGCTCTCACGCGGCGCCAACATCGAACTCGTGGGTATGTTAATCAAACGATTCGCATAACAAATGCTGCTGCTAAGACCCAAGACCGCCAGGACGATGAAATTTAAAAACCTGGAAATCATAAATCCCCTTTATACCGATAGGCTAGTTAATTATTATCTTACCTTGATATTTAACATTACTCTCTAATCTTGGCTATTTATCATCTCCCTTAACGCATGAGGATTTAGGCCAATGATGCGACATCAGTGCCAAGCGGGTACAATTGACAGGAATGAGCAAGAATATTGTTCTGATAGGCTTTATGGGGACGGGTAAAAGCGCCATTGCAAAGCGGTTAGCGAGTTTTTTGCAATGGAAGTCTTATGATATCGATACAATTATCGAGCAAGAACAAAGCGCGAACATTCCAGAAATTTTTGCGACACTCGGCGAGGAACGTTTTCGTGAGATTGAAACCGAAATTATTTCACGTCTCTCCCATAGAACTGGGGTGATTATTTCAACCGGTGGCGGAGCACCTACGATAGCGGAGAATATGCTGGCTCTCAAGCGAAATGGGATTATCGTAAGGCTGACAGCTTCTTCTGAGACGATTCTTAAACGCGCAGGCGATCTCAAATCTCGCCCCATGCTTGCCAATACTCCTGATCCTTTAGCCCGTATTAAAGAATTGTTAAATGAACGGGAACCCCATTATTCAAAGGCCGATATTACTATTGATACTGATGGAAAGAGCCTTAAAGAAGTCATAATGATGATCGTAAAGGCGGTTGAACAAACGTGAGGATTAAAGTCGACCTTAAGGAACGAAGCTACTCTATCGAAATCGAAAGCGGGCTGTTAAAAGATGCCGGCATAATGCTTGCCCCCAAATGCCGTGGCCGCGCGGTTATTCTTACCCATCCAATCCTTACTGATTATTATGGCGACAAGCTTCGCCTATCTTTGGCCGACCAAGGGATAGATACCGATATTATTCAGGTTCAGCCCGGAGAACGCAGTAAGCGTTTGCAGACTGCTGAAAGAATTTATCGGCAGCTTGCTCAAGGGAAATATGACCGGAATACCCTTCTCATAACACTCGGCGGAGGAGTTGTAGGCGATTTAGGCGGGTTTGTTGCGTCAACTTACTTGCGTGGAATTAGCTTTATTCAGATCCCGACAACGCTTCTCGCTCAAGTCGATGCCTCGATTGGAGGTAAAGTCGGTTTGGACTTACCGGACGGGAAGAACCTGGTGGGGGCATTCTATCAACCCCAAATGGTTATCATCGATCCGAGCACATTAAAGACCTTGCCGATTCGTCACTTGAGGAGTGGACTGGCCGAAGTTATAAAATATGGTCTTATTCTAGACGCTGAACTGTTTAACAGTGTAGAATCTGTTCTAGATCGCTTACTGACCAAAGAAGCGGATATGCTAAGTTCAGTCATTTGCGAATGCTGCCGTTTAAAGGCACAACTCGTCAGTGAAGATGAGCGGGACATAAGTGGCAGTAGAGCGCGGCTCAATTTTGGTCATACATTCGGTCATGCGGTTGAGAAAGCGCTGGACTATCGTCTGACGCTGCATGGAGAAGCTGTAGCGATGGGGATGGTTGCTGCGGCACGATTGGGCATCAAACTAGGGGTAACTCCTCCAACAGTCGAAGAGGAGATAAGAGATTTACTAAATCGTGCAGGATTGCCGGTACGATTACCGAAATCATTAACGGTTGATGCAGTCCTAGATGCGATGCGTCACGATAAGAAAGCCGAAACGAACAAACTGAATTTCGTCCTATTAGAGCGCATCGGCGCTTCCCGACTTGTCCTAGATGTCCCTGAGCAAGCAGTCAGGGAAACAGCGAAAGAGTTGATTGAAATATGAACGCTCGATCTTCAGAGTCTCTTCGAGCCTTTTGGGTATGGGTGATAGCCTTCATATTTGCGGCAGGATTTGCCGGGGCATTTTACATTCTGATGCTTTTCCTCTCGGAACGCGGTCCGGATCCTGAGAAACTTTCGACTGCGATTATATTAGTAGAATATCTACGAAGCTTTTACTGGTTGGTCTTGATTACGGCAATTATTGCCGGCATTTGGCGCATTGTACTAGCAATTAGGAGGCCGAATCGAACTTGATCGGCAACATATTACGGTATCGCTATGAACTGATAGAAAAGATAGGCGACGGGTTCTTATTCTCGGTGTTCCGTGCTCGGGATCGAGTACAGAACCGTGTCATCGTCGTCAAATTGGTGCGCAATCCCTTTTATGAGAATGCACAACTCACCGAAGCTCTTAGACAAGCTGCATTTACAACAGCTCGCCTGAGTAACCCTGCCGTAGCCCGTGTTTATGAGATTGATGAGCATGAAGGTATGCCGTTTCTCATAACGGAATACGCTCGCGGGGCAAACCTCAAAGAACGTATTCGACGCGTAGCTCCTCTTAGCGTGCCAGTGGCAATTGATACAGCAATTGGAATTGCCGAAGGGGTCGATGCAGGGCACAGGGCAGGTATCGTACATGCCGACCTTTGTCCTCAAAATGTTGTGGTCGGAATGGAAGGCAACATCAAAGTCACTGACTTTGGACTCTCCTCTGTCTTTACCACTGTTCCTGAGGTGCGAACTGCCTATTTATCCAGAGAAAGCGCATATCTACCACCGGAAGTGATTAAAGGCGAATCGCCGAGCGTAGTTACCGATGTTTTCTCACTCGGAATTATTCTTTATGAAATGCTCACGGGCGACCTTCCATCCAGTACAGGGGTAACAAACGCAACTGCCAATAATAGTGAGCGTACGTTGCCTTCGCTTAGAGTACTAAACCCCGCAGTGCCCTCTACTGTCGAAGAGATGGTCATGAAGGCTGCCGATCCTTCATCAGAATCACGTTATCAAACCGCAGCCGAGCTTTTATATGATTTAAAGACTGTAAGAGATGCCCTTCGATTTGGCAAACCGCTCACATGGTCACCCAAAGCAGCTAGCGCACGTTCAGAGATGGCTGAAGCTTCCATCCGCAGTGCAACAGCTCCACCAATTGTCATACCTGAAGTTGCGCCTACACTTATTGAGCCGGTTGCACAAGCTCCCATCGAAGTCGTGAAGGAAGTAAAGCCGGTAGTTAACGAAAAACCTAACCAAAGTGAACCTCCACAACCCGTTAGTGATGACAGACAAAGACCAACATATCAGGAAATCGTTTATGAAGATGTTGGGGTCCCTTTATGGTTAAAGATAATCTGGGGCACCCTTTTGGCGACGGTTATCCTTGGTGTGCTTTTCTTTGTAGCAGTACTCTTCTTCAATTGGACATCGCCAAGCGAAGTCGCAATGCCCTCTCTGATTGGCAAGAATAAAGAAGATGCTAAAAAGCTGCTTGAAGGGCTTAAGCTCACAATGGTGACTGTCAAAACAGATTTTAATGATGAATACGCACCTGACACGATTTATTTAACAAAACCGCCTGCAAAAAAACCGATCAAAGCAGGCGCTGAAGTCGAGGTTTGGGTGAGTGGTGGAAGCCGATTTGTCGGCGTCCCCAATATAATAAATCAATCTGAAGAAGAAGCTCGTAAGATAATAAAAGGGGTCGATTTACAAGTCGCTCAACAGTCTAAACAGGAACAAAACGATACGATTCCCTATGGTTTTGTTATCAGACAAAATCCCGAGCCAGGCAAAAAGCTGGAACATGGCAGACTGGTCGAGCTTACTATTAGCTCTGGACCAAGAGACGAGGGGGTTCCTGTCACAACAACTGATAACGGGGATAAAATGCGAATCTTCGAGATTAATGTCAAATTGCCTCGTGGAACAGATGATATTCCTGTGAAAATAGATGTTGAGGATGATAATGGGCTTAGAACGGCTTGGGATGGTGTTCGCACACCAGGCGAACAAATGGTGCAACAAGTCACAGGCATCGGTCAGAATATCACCATACGTGTCTATGTAAACAACCGACTGGTTAAGGAACTGCCGGTAACTAACTAAGATGCTATAAGGCCTGATTGGCATGATATTTGCGTACAAAAAGTATTATGAGAAGCAAGTACAAAATTTCACGCCGCACACTCTCTAATATGTTGCTCATCCTGACGCTCGTTCTGGTAGCTCTTTACAACCCAATCATCGGAACAGCCCCACAAGGAAACTATGAGGCAAGTCTCCAATGGCTTGTTAATATGAGTATCTACGTGGCAATCGTGACTTT
Above is a genomic segment from bacterium containing:
- a CDS encoding shikimate kinase; protein product: MSKNIVLIGFMGTGKSAIAKRLASFLQWKSYDIDTIIEQEQSANIPEIFATLGEERFREIETEIISRLSHRTGVIISTGGGAPTIAENMLALKRNGIIVRLTASSETILKRAGDLKSRPMLANTPDPLARIKELLNEREPHYSKADITIDTDGKSLKEVIMMIVKAVEQT
- a CDS encoding protein kinase, translating into MIGNILRYRYELIEKIGDGFLFSVFRARDRVQNRVIVVKLVRNPFYENAQLTEALRQAAFTTARLSNPAVARVYEIDEHEGMPFLITEYARGANLKERIRRVAPLSVPVAIDTAIGIAEGVDAGHRAGIVHADLCPQNVVVGMEGNIKVTDFGLSSVFTTVPEVRTAYLSRESAYLPPEVIKGESPSVVTDVFSLGIILYEMLTGDLPSSTGVTNATANNSERTLPSLRVLNPAVPSTVEEMVMKAADPSSESRYQTAAELLYDLKTVRDALRFGKPLTWSPKAASARSEMAEASIRSATAPPIVIPEVAPTLIEPVAQAPIEVVKEVKPVVNEKPNQSEPPQPVSDDRQRPTYQEIVYEDVGVPLWLKIIWGTLLATVILGVLFFVAVLFFNWTSPSEVAMPSLIGKNKEDAKKLLEGLKLTMVTVKTDFNDEYAPDTIYLTKPPAKKPIKAGAEVEVWVSGGSRFVGVPNIINQSEEEARKIIKGVDLQVAQQSKQEQNDTIPYGFVIRQNPEPGKKLEHGRLVELTISSGPRDEGVPVTTTDNGDKMRIFEINVKLPRGTDDIPVKIDVEDDNGLRTAWDGVRTPGEQMVQQVTGIGQNITIRVYVNNRLVKELPVTN
- the aroB gene encoding 3-dehydroquinate synthase gives rise to the protein MRIKVDLKERSYSIEIESGLLKDAGIMLAPKCRGRAVILTHPILTDYYGDKLRLSLADQGIDTDIIQVQPGERSKRLQTAERIYRQLAQGKYDRNTLLITLGGGVVGDLGGFVASTYLRGISFIQIPTTLLAQVDASIGGKVGLDLPDGKNLVGAFYQPQMVIIDPSTLKTLPIRHLRSGLAEVIKYGLILDAELFNSVESVLDRLLTKEADMLSSVICECCRLKAQLVSEDERDISGSRARLNFGHTFGHAVEKALDYRLTLHGEAVAMGMVAAARLGIKLGVTPPTVEEEIRDLLNRAGLPVRLPKSLTVDAVLDAMRHDKKAETNKLNFVLLERIGASRLVLDVPEQAVRETAKELIEI
- a CDS encoding PfkB family carbohydrate kinase: MKSLAPLLDDFKGKRVLVIGDLMLDEYIWGSASRISPEAPVMVVDADHETYVPGGAANVAHNVVALGGEATVVGVIGEDLAGAHLREKLRSLCIGTTGIVVDPGRHTTRKTRIVAHHQQVLRVDQERRDDVSEIVMAALFANVDALIEDADAVILSDYRKGCLSNGLISHVVKAAGKKPITANPKPLSACQYQGVTMLSLNRSETEALTSKALPDPEAVARNCASLPNELSVKAMLVTLGDLGMMLLCDSEPKFIPALRVDVYDTAGAGDTVIASSTLALASGASFFEAARFANLAGGCVVRKVGVETPSPEELITLAETSHYSLD